A part of Desulfofundulus salinus genomic DNA contains:
- a CDS encoding ABC transporter ATP-binding protein — MIELRQLTKHYGNIVAVDGLDLHIEKGEIFALLGPNGAGKTTTIRMLTMLTKPTGGAALINGYDVMRDLDRVKKEIGVVPQHMNLDQELTARENLELHGRLHRIPASRRRERIEELLDYVELRERAGDLVSKFSGGMKRRLMIARALMHNPKVLFLDEPTVGLDPQTRRKIWDLIRRMNSEGMTVLLTTHYIEEAEVLCHRVGIMDKGRLIALGTPRELKQKVGEVVVESFGGKDTGYKLFPSRDRALAYAGQLDGNVLIRESNLEDVFVELTGRKVGD, encoded by the coding sequence GTGATTGAGCTTCGCCAGTTGACCAAACATTACGGAAACATTGTCGCCGTGGATGGCCTGGACCTGCATATTGAGAAAGGGGAGATCTTCGCCCTGCTCGGTCCCAACGGTGCCGGTAAGACTACCACTATAAGGATGCTGACCATGCTCACCAAACCTACCGGCGGCGCGGCCTTAATTAACGGCTATGACGTTATGCGGGATCTGGACAGGGTGAAAAAGGAAATCGGCGTGGTGCCCCAGCATATGAACCTGGACCAGGAGTTGACCGCCCGGGAAAACCTGGAACTGCACGGGCGCCTGCACAGGATTCCTGCTTCCCGCCGGCGGGAGAGAATCGAGGAACTCCTCGACTACGTGGAACTCCGGGAGCGGGCAGGGGATCTGGTGAGCAAATTTTCCGGCGGCATGAAGCGCCGGCTGATGATTGCCCGGGCATTGATGCACAACCCAAAAGTTCTTTTCTTAGACGAACCTACCGTGGGTCTTGACCCCCAGACCCGCCGCAAGATCTGGGACTTAATCCGGCGGATGAACAGTGAAGGCATGACTGTCCTTTTAACCACCCATTACATTGAAGAAGCAGAAGTACTCTGCCACCGTGTGGGCATTATGGATAAAGGCCGGTTGATTGCCCTGGGGACACCCCGGGAATTAAAGCAAAAGGTAGGAGAAGTGGTGGTGGAATCTTTTGGAGGTAAGGATACCGGTTATAAACTTTTTCCCAGCCGTGATAGGGCCCTGGCCTATGCCGGCCAGCTGGATGGAAATGTTTTAATCCGGGAATCCAACCTGGAAGATGTTTTCGTCGAGCTAACCGGGCGTAAGGTGGGTGATTGA
- a CDS encoding DUF3842 family protein produces the protein MRIAVIDGQGGGIGRVIVEKLRKALPKDDVEIIALGTNAMAAALMLKAGANDAASGENAVIYNADKVDIIVGTIAVLMPHSMLGEFTPAMAEAVAKSPARKILLHLNRSNVEIVGVVAEPLPHLIDFLVERVKTIMAARCAGKG, from the coding sequence ATGCGTATAGCAGTAATTGACGGGCAGGGCGGGGGCATTGGCCGGGTCATCGTGGAAAAGTTGCGGAAGGCCCTGCCAAAGGACGATGTGGAAATCATCGCCCTGGGTACCAACGCCATGGCGGCGGCATTGATGCTCAAGGCAGGGGCCAACGATGCAGCCAGCGGCGAAAATGCCGTTATTTACAATGCGGATAAGGTGGACATTATTGTGGGCACCATTGCCGTGCTGATGCCCCACAGTATGCTGGGGGAATTCACCCCGGCCATGGCCGAAGCGGTGGCGAAGAGCCCTGCGAGAAAGATTCTTTTGCACCTGAATCGTTCCAATGTAGAGATAGTGGGGGTAGTTGCCGAGCCGCTACCCCATTTGATTGATTTTCTGGTAGAACGGGTGAAGACTATAATGGCTGCCAGGTGCGCGGGAAAGGGTTAA
- a CDS encoding DUF4430 domain-containing protein produces the protein MKRKLIYVTGLLVILAGVLGPALYMHKVFSSQQQYRQAYSNQVTDSQTTNYSATEQENAPAQSQPAAGSGQPSAGISTTRPSGESTPSPSPAAKEKAGAAGGGQSKQSTAASRQSTASGGPDESASSGEPAKNASAAPESEAACRVWVAVIGKNDEFLFRPAQVTVKPDNKWGITALGALDATGLPYAMKPAWPDFVDSIGGQACSGMAGWMYSVNGEVPMHMASKHPVKTGDKVIWWYSRSMDQPPPRWEDLVSKK, from the coding sequence ATGAAGCGCAAACTCATTTATGTTACTGGTCTGCTGGTGATTCTGGCCGGGGTGCTGGGCCCAGCCCTTTACATGCACAAAGTTTTCAGCTCTCAGCAGCAATACCGGCAGGCTTATAGCAACCAGGTAACCGACAGCCAGACAACTAACTACAGTGCAACCGAACAGGAAAATGCTCCTGCGCAGAGCCAGCCCGCCGCCGGTTCCGGTCAACCTTCTGCCGGAATAAGTACAACCCGGCCTTCCGGCGAATCAACACCAAGCCCGTCACCTGCGGCCAAAGAAAAAGCCGGGGCGGCTGGCGGCGGCCAGAGCAAGCAGTCTACCGCTGCTTCCCGGCAGAGTACGGCTTCTGGCGGGCCGGATGAAAGTGCTTCTTCTGGTGAGCCGGCTAAAAATGCTTCTGCTGCGCCGGAGAGTGAAGCCGCATGCAGGGTCTGGGTGGCCGTCATCGGGAAAAATGATGAGTTCCTTTTCAGACCGGCGCAGGTTACAGTTAAACCGGACAACAAGTGGGGGATTACCGCCCTGGGCGCCCTGGATGCCACCGGTCTTCCCTACGCCATGAAACCGGCCTGGCCCGATTTTGTGGATTCCATTGGCGGCCAGGCCTGCAGCGGTATGGCCGGGTGGATGTATTCGGTAAACGGTGAGGTGCCCATGCACATGGCCAGCAAGCACCCGGTAAAAACGGGGGACAAAGTAATCTGGTGGTACAGCAGGAGCATGGACCAGCCACCTCCCCGGTGGGAAGACCTGGTAAGCAAAAAGTAA
- a CDS encoding ECF transporter S component produces the protein MGTSWGLYTTLTGILAVLLLLSAMEKKGALDSRQVSVIAVLAALCAAGRAVTGVGLLFLQPTMFLVEITGFVYGARVGFFTGAMTPLISNFFMGQGSWTPWQMLCWGLVGVSGAVVKALFPQAGNKTLTAVCFLWGYLYGAIMDVWQWTVFMRPLTWQTYLLTWAAGFSFDSLRAAGNLFFCAALGHQTLKILQYFHKKMNIQYLER, from the coding sequence ATGGGGACGAGCTGGGGGCTGTACACCACATTGACCGGCATTCTTGCCGTTTTATTGCTTTTGTCCGCCATGGAGAAAAAAGGAGCGCTGGACTCCCGGCAGGTATCGGTTATTGCCGTCCTGGCCGCCCTCTGTGCGGCCGGCCGGGCGGTGACGGGAGTGGGTCTTTTATTTCTGCAGCCCACCATGTTTCTGGTGGAGATAACGGGATTTGTCTATGGTGCGCGGGTCGGCTTCTTTACAGGGGCCATGACCCCTTTGATTTCCAACTTCTTTATGGGGCAGGGATCCTGGACGCCCTGGCAGATGCTCTGCTGGGGGCTGGTGGGTGTTTCCGGAGCGGTGGTCAAAGCCCTGTTCCCACAGGCGGGAAACAAAACCCTGACCGCAGTCTGCTTCCTCTGGGGCTACCTTTACGGGGCCATCATGGATGTCTGGCAGTGGACCGTCTTTATGCGCCCCCTGACCTGGCAGACTTATCTGCTCACCTGGGCGGCGGGTTTTAGCTTCGATTCCCTGCGGGCTGCCGGCAATCTTTTCTTCTGTGCCGCCCTGGGGCACCAGACCTTGAAGATTCTGCAATATTTCCATAAGAAGATGAACATACAATATCTGGAAAGGTGA
- a CDS encoding energy-coupling factor transporter transmembrane component T: MFDRLFYREKGLFLQSFHPATVLVYLLVLLILSLIYDHPLYLLALFLLLALLIREVDGLDAWEGFLKAGVFLMLVVMMVNPLVIRAGKTIIWHGPAVPFLGKLDISMEALYFGAASSLRLLVIISIFCLYNLMINPDRVLNLFSRIAGKSVLVMTLATRLFPTMVRDLQRIREVQQLRGVDFDTGSLWQRAKKYSGLYNVLLLSSLEGAMEIAESMQARAFGSGRRSVYSRNILRPRDLFCLGSSLLALLAAVWGLRYGYGRYSFYPEADFLIKDGTTLAVLFIVLFYLSVPLILSKGWKHCRFLKSKI; the protein is encoded by the coding sequence ATGTTTGACAGGCTTTTTTACCGGGAAAAGGGGCTTTTCCTGCAGAGCTTTCACCCGGCCACGGTCCTGGTTTATCTTCTGGTGCTCCTCATCCTGAGCCTGATCTATGATCATCCCCTGTATCTGCTGGCGCTCTTTCTCCTGCTTGCCCTCCTGATCAGGGAAGTGGACGGCCTGGATGCCTGGGAGGGATTTTTAAAAGCAGGGGTCTTTTTAATGCTGGTGGTGATGATGGTCAACCCCCTGGTGATCCGGGCCGGCAAAACCATTATCTGGCACGGTCCTGCAGTTCCCTTTCTGGGGAAGCTGGACATATCCATGGAGGCACTTTATTTCGGCGCCGCTTCCAGCCTGAGGCTTCTGGTCATCATCAGCATTTTTTGCCTATATAACCTGATGATCAACCCGGACAGGGTGTTGAATCTTTTTTCCAGAATAGCCGGTAAATCAGTCCTGGTGATGACCCTGGCCACGCGGCTGTTTCCCACCATGGTCAGGGACCTGCAGAGGATCAGGGAAGTGCAGCAGCTGCGGGGCGTCGACTTTGACACGGGCAGCCTGTGGCAGCGGGCAAAGAAATACTCCGGTTTATATAACGTGCTGCTTTTATCCTCCCTGGAGGGCGCCATGGAGATTGCCGAGTCCATGCAGGCCAGGGCCTTTGGCAGCGGCAGGCGTTCCGTGTACAGCCGGAATATCCTCAGGCCCCGGGATCTCTTCTGTCTCGGCAGCAGCCTGCTGGCTCTGCTGGCGGCAGTATGGGGGTTGCGTTACGGCTACGGCCGGTACAGCTTTTACCCGGAGGCGGACTTTCTTATTAAAGACGGCACGACTCTGGCGGTCCTTTTCATTGTGTTATTTTACCTGTCAGTACCGCTTATCCTGAGCAAGGGGTGGAAGCATTGCCGCTTTTTAAAGTCGAAAATCTGA
- a CDS encoding putative cobaltochelatase yields the protein MSVFQRVTYPFTAIVGQEKMKKGLILNAINPRLGGIIIRGQKGTAKSTAVRALAALLPEIEVVVGCPFNCDPNDLARLCSGCRERLAAGRKLERTSRRVQVIDLPVSATEDRVVGSLDFEYAIKHGRPRFEPGVLARANRGIIYVDEVNLLDDHIVDVLLDAAAMGVNVVEREGISYSHPAEFVLVGTMNPEEGELRPQLLDRFGLCVQIEGVDDPEQRVEIIRRREAFDADPMGFLACWAPEEQRLREKIIAARAMLPRVTIPENLLHLAARLSMEALAAGHRADIVMAAAARTIAAFDGRIEVTENDILEAAELVLPHRAREAPPPPQEQPEPPQEEPEPPQEEDHQEQNPEQSEEAPAGESFEDSRSAEQQESRDQEPSTQDHEPDQASAPPAVAQDVVFAVGQPFPVRRITYDRDRLLRKGSGRRSRTRTATRAGRYVRSTMQRKNNDLAFDATLRAAAPYQVYREKNGLAVALTPADIREKVREKRIGNFLLFVVDASGSMGAQQRMVETKGAILSLLMDAYQKRDKIGLVAFKGDTAEVLLPPTGSVEMGYKLLEELPTGGKTPLSAGLLKAYEVARAHLYKDPNISPLLILISDGRANVSMGQDRPQVEVRRVAEIIREEERIKTLVIDVEKDGFITFGLARELAFALGAEYYKIDDLKADTLVQAVREII from the coding sequence ATGTCGGTTTTTCAGCGGGTAACATACCCTTTTACGGCCATTGTCGGCCAGGAAAAAATGAAAAAAGGGTTAATCTTGAATGCGATTAACCCCCGCCTGGGGGGAATCATCATCCGCGGGCAAAAGGGTACGGCCAAGTCCACCGCCGTGCGGGCATTGGCTGCCCTGTTGCCGGAAATTGAAGTGGTGGTAGGGTGTCCCTTTAACTGCGATCCCAATGACCTTGCTCGCCTTTGTTCCGGGTGTAGAGAACGGTTGGCGGCCGGCCGGAAGCTGGAAAGAACCAGCCGCCGGGTACAGGTCATTGATCTGCCTGTTTCGGCCACCGAGGACCGGGTGGTGGGCAGCCTGGACTTTGAATACGCCATTAAGCACGGCCGGCCCCGTTTTGAGCCGGGGGTGCTTGCCCGGGCCAACCGGGGGATCATCTACGTTGATGAGGTCAACTTGCTGGATGATCATATTGTGGATGTTTTACTGGATGCGGCGGCTATGGGCGTGAATGTGGTGGAAAGGGAAGGCATCTCATACTCCCACCCGGCGGAGTTTGTCCTGGTGGGCACCATGAACCCGGAGGAGGGAGAACTGCGGCCCCAGCTGCTGGACCGTTTTGGCCTTTGTGTGCAAATTGAGGGGGTGGACGACCCGGAGCAACGGGTGGAAATCATCCGCCGCCGGGAGGCCTTTGATGCGGATCCAATGGGTTTTTTGGCCTGCTGGGCGCCTGAAGAACAAAGGTTAAGGGAGAAAATCATTGCCGCCCGCGCTATGCTCCCCCGGGTTACCATCCCGGAGAATCTGTTACACCTGGCTGCCCGTTTGAGCATGGAAGCCCTGGCGGCCGGGCACCGGGCCGACATTGTCATGGCCGCTGCTGCCCGGACTATTGCCGCCTTCGACGGCCGGATAGAGGTAACCGAAAATGACATCCTGGAAGCGGCAGAGCTGGTTCTTCCACACCGGGCGAGGGAAGCTCCTCCACCGCCTCAGGAGCAGCCGGAACCGCCTCAAGAGGAACCGGAACCGCCGCAAGAGGAAGATCATCAGGAACAAAACCCGGAACAAAGCGAAGAGGCCCCGGCCGGGGAGTCTTTTGAAGATAGCCGGTCGGCAGAACAACAGGAATCGCGGGACCAGGAGCCGTCCACACAGGATCATGAGCCGGATCAGGCTTCCGCTCCTCCCGCAGTTGCGCAGGATGTGGTCTTTGCTGTGGGGCAGCCCTTTCCGGTCCGGCGCATTACTTATGACCGGGACCGTCTGTTGCGCAAAGGCTCCGGGCGCCGTTCCCGCACCAGGACGGCCACCCGGGCCGGGCGATATGTGCGCAGTACCATGCAGCGCAAAAACAACGATCTGGCCTTTGATGCCACCTTAAGGGCGGCGGCCCCCTATCAGGTTTATCGAGAAAAGAATGGCCTGGCTGTGGCGCTCACACCGGCAGACATCCGGGAAAAAGTGCGGGAAAAGCGCATCGGGAACTTTTTGCTTTTCGTCGTAGATGCAAGCGGCTCCATGGGGGCGCAGCAACGTATGGTGGAAACCAAGGGTGCGATTCTCTCCCTTTTGATGGATGCCTATCAGAAGCGGGATAAAATCGGTCTGGTGGCCTTTAAGGGGGATACGGCAGAAGTTTTGCTGCCGCCCACCGGTAGCGTGGAGATGGGTTATAAGCTGCTGGAAGAACTGCCCACCGGCGGGAAGACCCCGCTTTCCGCCGGTCTGCTCAAGGCTTATGAGGTAGCCAGGGCCCACCTGTACAAGGACCCAAACATATCGCCTCTCTTGATTCTTATCTCCGATGGGCGGGCGAATGTTAGCATGGGTCAGGATAGGCCTCAGGTTGAGGTCCGCCGCGTGGCAGAGATAATCCGGGAAGAAGAGCGAATTAAAACTTTAGTCATCGATGTAGAAAAAGATGGTTTTATTACCTTTGGCCTGGCCCGGGAGCTGGCTTTTGCCCTGGGGGCTGAATATTACAAAATAGATGATTTAAAGGCAGATACTCTGGTACAGGCAGTGCGAGAAATAATTTAA
- a CDS encoding ABC transporter permease, protein MIEIDFYTVFWREMVVFRRTFVKFFASRLVSPLLYLVAFGWGLGRGIQMNGGNYLEFVVPGIIALSAMNTSFNAVGVSLNMSRLYHKTLEEYLIAPIGAGAFVLGKVLAGTVRGLVASLIILALAFVFGAHLAINGWFFLVVILTCFLFAALGVVAAMTINSHEDMANFSTFVILPMSFLCGTFFSPDRLPGAVAYIIEVLPLTHSSHALRALARGDGLLPVSLAVLVGYAAVLFVAGVMVVKRVR, encoded by the coding sequence GTGATTGAGATCGATTTCTACACCGTATTCTGGCGGGAAATGGTGGTTTTCAGGCGCACCTTTGTTAAATTCTTTGCTTCCCGGCTGGTCAGCCCCCTTTTATATCTGGTGGCCTTTGGCTGGGGGCTGGGCCGGGGGATTCAAATGAATGGGGGCAACTATCTGGAATTTGTAGTGCCCGGGATTATCGCTCTTTCGGCCATGAATACCAGCTTTAACGCCGTGGGCGTTTCCCTGAATATGAGCCGCCTGTACCACAAAACCTTAGAGGAATACCTGATTGCTCCCATCGGCGCCGGTGCTTTTGTGCTGGGCAAAGTGCTGGCGGGCACCGTGCGCGGGCTGGTTGCTTCTCTGATCATTCTGGCACTGGCTTTTGTGTTTGGAGCCCACCTTGCTATAAATGGGTGGTTTTTCCTGGTGGTCATCCTCACCTGTTTTCTCTTTGCCGCCCTGGGGGTGGTAGCGGCCATGACCATCAACTCCCACGAGGATATGGCCAACTTTTCTACTTTTGTTATTTTGCCCATGTCCTTTCTGTGCGGTACCTTCTTTTCCCCCGACCGCCTGCCCGGGGCCGTAGCGTATATAATAGAGGTGCTACCCTTAACTCACTCCAGCCATGCCTTACGTGCCCTGGCCCGCGGGGACGGGCTTCTGCCCGTATCCCTGGCAGTGCTGGTGGGGTACGCGGCAGTGTTGTTTGTTGCTGGCGTAATGGTGGTGAAGAGGGTCAGGTAA
- a CDS encoding ABC transporter ATP-binding protein: MEALPLFKVENLTYYYPGTEKPALKNISLEIREGEFLLVTGGSGSGKSTLARVLAGLIPDFYGGRIGGKVFFRGREIRTLDRRKLAREVGMVFQDPEKQIVQSCVEAEIAFGLENLGLPPDEMSRRVAEVVSFMNLSPVQDAFTANLSGGQKQKLALASVLAMQPRVLILDEPTSQLDPVSAEEILNVVKRLNEEMGFTVIMVEQRLERCFHLADRVLLMAGGEIICHSSAAEGAREAVRRGLPFVPSVARFFACLNSPVVPVTVKEGRELLQSYLKGNIAVTKPDVPRRNHNSNIKEHEKNSIISLKNVWFGYPGGQEVLKDISLDIKEGEFVAILGENGAGKSTLLKIMVGLLRPGRGRVYVQGKEVGRNGFKEIRKFTAYLSQNPNDYLFQETVEDELLFTMRNFGLKDRGQVEEILHRLQLEPYRRRNPRDLSSGERQRVALASVLVTDPGLIILDEPTRGVDLGLKSELGHFLQEEAAKGKTVIVVTHDVEFAAEFAGRVVMMFAGRIVADGEKHAVLGRSVFYSPQISKLCRGICDGVLTFAEAQEQLGPLLAAKPAVLIKSTGEKAIWGRAGGCTPH; this comes from the coding sequence GTGGAAGCATTGCCGCTTTTTAAAGTCGAAAATCTGACCTATTACTATCCCGGAACGGAAAAACCCGCCCTGAAAAATATCAGCCTGGAAATCCGGGAAGGAGAGTTTCTCCTTGTTACAGGCGGTTCCGGTTCGGGCAAATCCACCCTGGCCAGGGTGCTGGCGGGCCTGATCCCTGATTTTTACGGGGGGCGTATCGGGGGCAAGGTTTTTTTCAGGGGTAGAGAGATCCGGACGCTGGACCGCCGCAAACTGGCCCGGGAAGTGGGCATGGTCTTTCAGGATCCGGAAAAGCAAATTGTACAGAGCTGTGTGGAGGCGGAAATAGCCTTTGGCCTGGAAAACCTGGGGTTACCACCTGACGAGATGTCGCGCCGGGTTGCCGAAGTGGTCAGTTTCATGAATCTATCCCCGGTTCAGGATGCCTTTACGGCCAATCTCTCCGGCGGCCAGAAACAGAAGCTGGCGCTGGCTTCCGTGCTGGCCATGCAGCCCCGTGTGCTTATTCTTGACGAACCTACCTCTCAACTGGACCCCGTCTCGGCGGAAGAAATCCTGAATGTGGTGAAAAGGCTTAATGAAGAAATGGGCTTTACGGTAATCATGGTTGAGCAGAGGCTGGAAAGATGTTTTCATTTAGCAGACCGGGTGCTGCTCATGGCCGGGGGCGAAATTATCTGCCACAGCAGTGCCGCCGAGGGAGCCCGGGAAGCAGTCAGAAGGGGACTTCCTTTTGTGCCGTCTGTGGCCAGGTTTTTTGCCTGCCTCAACTCGCCGGTTGTACCCGTTACGGTAAAGGAAGGGCGGGAACTCTTACAGTCTTACCTGAAAGGAAATATAGCCGTTACGAAACCAGATGTTCCCCGCCGTAACCATAATTCTAATATAAAAGAGCATGAGAAAAATAGCATTATCAGCTTGAAAAATGTATGGTTTGGTTATCCGGGCGGTCAAGAGGTTTTAAAAGATATCAGTCTTGATATAAAAGAAGGGGAATTTGTAGCCATCCTGGGGGAAAACGGCGCCGGTAAATCGACCCTGCTCAAGATCATGGTGGGTTTGCTCAGACCTGGCCGGGGCAGGGTTTATGTGCAGGGAAAAGAGGTAGGCCGGAATGGTTTTAAAGAGATCAGAAAGTTTACCGCCTACTTATCCCAGAACCCTAACGACTATCTCTTCCAGGAGACGGTGGAAGATGAGCTGCTTTTCACCATGCGTAATTTCGGCTTAAAAGACCGGGGGCAGGTGGAGGAAATCCTGCACAGACTGCAACTGGAGCCCTACCGCCGGCGAAATCCACGGGACCTGAGCAGCGGGGAAAGGCAGAGGGTGGCTTTAGCTTCCGTTCTGGTTACCGACCCCGGTTTGATCATTTTAGATGAACCCACCAGGGGGGTTGATTTGGGTTTAAAGTCGGAACTGGGACATTTTCTGCAAGAGGAGGCCGCAAAGGGCAAAACGGTAATCGTGGTGACCCACGATGTGGAGTTTGCGGCCGAGTTTGCCGGAAGAGTGGTGATGATGTTTGCGGGAAGGATTGTCGCCGACGGGGAAAAGCACGCGGTGTTGGGAAGATCTGTATTTTATTCTCCGCAGATCAGCAAGTTGTGCCGGGGCATTTGCGATGGAGTGCTCACCTTTGCCGAAGCGCAGGAACAGCTTGGGCCGCTTCTGGCCGCTAAACCGGCCGTCTTAATCAAAAGCACGGGAGAGAAGGCCATATGGGGACGAGCTGGGGGCTGTACACCACATTGA
- a CDS encoding PQQ-binding-like beta-propeller repeat protein, producing the protein MFLLILLPFCLAAAGLIFPGQVEAAPGRAPAVEWAFSPGKGEARCVAQTGDGGYVCTGWIESREGGSDVFLARMDRKGNRLWQKVFKGNGYSCGYCVKEVRGGGFIIVGDTKSKNGYDHDVYVVRTDEKGEPLWERNFGGRYCDYAWSVQQTKDGGFILAGGTESFGAGIYDVYLIKLDSSGKKLWEKTYGGKGSDCGYAVLEMGDGGYLIAGNAESFGNGNPDVYLLRTDGNGQVIWQKTYGGKGSDYGWSLAPSRDGGYVIAGEKEITGGQGGILAPYLVRVDSDGNLLWEKTYGGQSAGSAYAVRKTGDGGYILAGKKESAGGGYDTWVVKTDKNGDPVWEKTIAGAGCNSGYSILQSKDGGYVVAGRKGMEKGAGSEILLLKLEGTGTLNTPLLLFTGAGAAIAGLALIFTLKRRGAKLGIKNLQG; encoded by the coding sequence TTGTTTTTGCTGATCTTACTGCCCTTTTGCCTGGCCGCTGCAGGATTAATTTTTCCCGGGCAGGTAGAAGCAGCTCCCGGGCGGGCTCCGGCGGTAGAGTGGGCCTTTTCCCCGGGTAAGGGTGAGGCCCGCTGTGTGGCCCAGACCGGGGACGGAGGATATGTTTGCACCGGCTGGATCGAGTCCAGGGAAGGGGGTTCTGACGTTTTCCTTGCCCGGATGGACCGTAAAGGGAACAGGCTGTGGCAAAAAGTATTCAAGGGCAATGGCTACAGCTGCGGGTACTGTGTAAAAGAAGTCCGCGGCGGCGGTTTTATCATTGTTGGGGATACAAAATCCAAAAACGGCTATGACCACGATGTTTATGTGGTGCGGACGGATGAAAAGGGCGAGCCCTTGTGGGAACGTAACTTCGGCGGCCGGTATTGTGACTATGCCTGGTCCGTGCAGCAGACAAAAGACGGTGGCTTCATCCTGGCCGGGGGTACGGAGTCCTTTGGCGCGGGTATATATGACGTCTACCTGATCAAACTGGATTCTTCCGGTAAGAAGCTCTGGGAAAAAACATACGGCGGTAAGGGTTCCGATTGCGGTTATGCCGTGCTGGAGATGGGTGACGGCGGTTATCTCATTGCAGGTAATGCTGAATCCTTTGGTAACGGAAATCCCGACGTATACCTCCTGCGAACGGACGGAAACGGGCAGGTGATCTGGCAGAAGACATACGGCGGCAAGGGGTCGGATTACGGCTGGTCTCTGGCTCCATCCCGTGACGGCGGCTATGTGATTGCCGGCGAGAAGGAGATTACCGGCGGGCAGGGCGGGATTCTGGCGCCTTACCTGGTCCGGGTTGACTCTGATGGAAATTTGCTCTGGGAAAAGACGTACGGGGGCCAAAGCGCCGGTTCGGCTTATGCCGTCCGCAAGACCGGGGATGGCGGGTATATCCTGGCGGGTAAAAAAGAATCCGCCGGGGGCGGCTACGATACCTGGGTGGTGAAAACAGACAAAAACGGCGATCCTGTCTGGGAGAAGACCATCGCCGGCGCCGGATGCAACAGCGGCTACAGCATCCTGCAGTCAAAAGACGGCGGGTATGTTGTGGCGGGGAGAAAGGGGATGGAAAAAGGTGCCGGGAGTGAGATTTTGTTACTGAAATTAGAGGGGACCGGAACATTGAATACTCCCTTATTGCTGTTCACCGGTGCAGGAGCCGCCATTGCCGGCCTGGCTTTGATTTTTACCCTGAAAAGGAGGGGAGCAAAATTGGGGATAAAAAATTTGCAAGGGTAG
- the bchI gene encoding magnesium chelatase ATPase subunit I, whose product MKYIYPFSAIVGQEEMKKGLLLNAVNPKLSGILIRGEKGTAKSTAVRALAALLPEIDVVADCPFSCDPDDITTMCMDCRQRLAAGEELPRARRKMRVVDLPVSATEDRVVGTLDIEQAIKKGEKHFEPGVLAQANRGILYVDEVNLLDDHVVDVLLDSAAMGVNTVEREGVSFTHPAQFILVGTMNPEEGELRPQLLDRFGLCVHITGIMDPELRVEVIRRRAAFEEDPEGFTRQWEGEEEKLRRQIVAAKKLLPEVEIPEEMLYLIAKIAIEMGVDGHRADLVMMKAARTMAALAGRTEVTRDDVHSSVNLALLHRMRRKPFQEMDIDREKLQVIMGGQKARHAHDYHHGHSHR is encoded by the coding sequence ATGAAATATATCTACCCTTTTTCAGCCATTGTCGGGCAGGAGGAAATGAAAAAAGGCTTGTTGTTAAATGCCGTTAACCCCAAACTATCTGGTATTCTCATCCGGGGTGAAAAGGGCACCGCCAAATCCACCGCCGTACGGGCTCTGGCAGCATTATTACCGGAGATTGATGTGGTTGCCGACTGCCCCTTTAGCTGTGACCCCGATGATATCACCACCATGTGTATGGACTGCCGGCAACGCCTTGCCGCGGGCGAGGAACTGCCCCGGGCCAGGCGAAAAATGCGGGTGGTGGACCTGCCCGTATCTGCCACTGAAGACCGGGTGGTGGGGACGCTGGACATTGAGCAGGCCATCAAAAAAGGAGAAAAGCACTTCGAACCGGGTGTTCTGGCCCAGGCCAACCGGGGTATTCTTTATGTGGATGAGGTAAACCTTTTAGACGATCACGTGGTGGATGTGTTGCTGGATTCCGCAGCTATGGGAGTAAACACTGTGGAGCGGGAAGGGGTTTCCTTCACCCACCCGGCACAATTTATTCTGGTGGGCACCATGAATCCGGAGGAAGGTGAACTGAGACCCCAGTTGCTGGACCGTTTCGGCCTTTGTGTACATATCACCGGTATTATGGACCCGGAGCTGCGGGTGGAGGTGATCAGGCGCCGGGCTGCTTTTGAAGAAGATCCCGAAGGGTTTACCAGGCAGTGGGAGGGGGAAGAAGAAAAGTTACGCCGGCAAATCGTGGCGGCTAAAAAACTGCTGCCGGAAGTAGAAATCCCGGAGGAAATGCTTTATCTGATCGCAAAGATAGCCATTGAAATGGGTGTGGACGGCCACCGGGCCGATCTGGTGATGATGAAGGCGGCCAGGACCATGGCCGCCCTGGCCGGCCGTACCGAGGTTACCCGCGATGATGTGCACAGTTCGGTGAACCTTGCCCTGCTCCACCGCATGCGCCGCAAGCCTTTCCAGGAAATGGATATTGACCGGGAGAAGCTACAGGTGATCATGGGCGGACAAAAGGCACGCCATGCTCACGATTATCACCACGGCCACAGCCACCGGTAA